The following proteins are co-located in the Rippkaea orientalis PCC 8801 genome:
- a CDS encoding PEP-CTERM sorting domain-containing protein produces MIDQPLTVKFLGLIIPILSILIGIKDTNAMVLTPVVNTSIQDGGRSGIISYGNANGQGDFFSSPGFLRNTTSIENRAIIEFDISSFQNASILNAMLDFDLRVNNSGGSQVRQFDVYVYAGNGGVELSDFSATNLALTPRISLSLPQSQQSYNFNITNILQNFTDNEVDFIGFVVDPIGTNNFPTILENSKLTVTAIAVVPEPLTILGVVTAIGFGTFFKQKLSN; encoded by the coding sequence ATGATTGATCAGCCTTTAACAGTCAAATTTTTAGGTTTAATAATACCCATATTATCAATATTGATTGGTATCAAAGATACAAATGCGATGGTACTTACACCTGTTGTAAATACTAGCATACAAGATGGAGGTAGATCTGGAATTATATCATACGGAAATGCTAACGGACAGGGAGATTTCTTTAGTTCTCCAGGGTTTCTCAGAAATACAACATCCATAGAAAACAGGGCTATTATAGAATTTGATATAAGCTCATTCCAAAACGCATCTATATTAAATGCTATGTTGGATTTTGATCTTAGAGTTAACAATTCGGGAGGATCTCAAGTTCGTCAATTTGATGTTTATGTCTATGCTGGAAATGGTGGCGTAGAGTTAAGTGATTTTTCCGCAACTAATCTTGCATTAACTCCTCGAATCAGTCTATCTCTCCCACAGAGTCAGCAATCTTATAACTTTAATATAACCAATATCTTACAAAATTTTACCGATAATGAAGTAGATTTTATTGGGTTTGTTGTTGATCCCATTGGCACTAACAATTTTCCGACTATTTTAGAAAATAGTAAACTCACAGTAACAGCGATCGCTGTTGTTCCTGAACCACTGACGATTTTAGGGGTAGTCACTGCCATTGGATTTGGTACATTCTTTAAACAAAAATTATCGAATTAG
- the gcvT gene encoding glycine cleavage system aminomethyltransferase GcvT — protein MSNLLRTPLFDLIVQQKAKLTEFSGWEMPVQFSKLKDEHQAVRTDVGMFDISHMGKFALQGTELLKSLQFLVPSDLERLQPGQAQYTVLLNPQGGIIDDIIVYYQGITETGEQRANIIVNAGTTEKDKTWLLSHLDTQKITFKDLSGEKVLIAVQGPQSVAKLQAFVQEDLSQVGFFGHFEGTVLTKPAFIARTGYTGEDGFEVMVDPEVGQDLWRSLFQAGVTPCGLGARDTLRLEAAMCLYSQDIDDNTTPLEAGLNWLVHLDSKGDFIGRDILEKQKAQGVERRLVGLQMEGRHIARHGYPVLYEGKIVGEVTSGTLPPTVGKAIALAYVPRSLGKVGTPLEVEIRGQNCQAIVVKKPFYRSPNRF, from the coding sequence ATGAGTAATCTATTGCGTACCCCTTTATTTGATCTAATTGTTCAACAAAAAGCTAAATTGACTGAGTTTTCGGGTTGGGAAATGCCCGTTCAATTTAGTAAACTTAAAGACGAACATCAAGCAGTCCGTACCGATGTGGGAATGTTTGATATCTCCCACATGGGAAAATTTGCGCTTCAAGGGACTGAATTACTCAAAAGCTTACAATTTCTCGTTCCCTCAGACTTAGAACGCTTACAACCGGGACAAGCGCAATATACCGTACTCCTCAACCCTCAAGGGGGCATTATTGATGATATCATCGTTTATTACCAAGGAATTACGGAAACAGGAGAACAACGGGCTAATATCATTGTTAATGCGGGGACAACGGAAAAAGATAAAACGTGGCTATTATCCCATTTAGACACACAAAAGATTACTTTTAAGGATTTATCTGGGGAAAAAGTCCTTATTGCGGTTCAAGGACCCCAAAGCGTGGCTAAACTGCAAGCTTTTGTCCAAGAAGATCTCAGTCAAGTAGGATTTTTTGGACATTTTGAAGGAACTGTGCTAACCAAACCCGCTTTTATTGCCCGCACGGGCTATACTGGGGAAGATGGATTTGAAGTGATGGTTGATCCCGAAGTAGGACAAGACCTCTGGCGATCGCTATTCCAAGCAGGGGTAACTCCCTGTGGGTTAGGGGCACGGGATACCCTACGCTTAGAAGCAGCTATGTGTCTCTATAGCCAGGATATTGATGATAATACCACCCCCTTAGAAGCGGGATTAAATTGGTTAGTCCATCTCGATAGCAAAGGAGACTTTATCGGACGCGATATCCTCGAAAAACAGAAAGCGCAGGGGGTAGAACGTCGTTTAGTGGGGTTGCAAATGGAAGGCCGTCATATTGCTCGTCATGGCTATCCTGTGCTGTATGAGGGTAAAATAGTGGGGGAAGTGACCAGTGGAACCTTACCTCCAACCGTGGGTAAAGCGATCGCCCTAGCGTACGTTCCTCGCAGTTTAGGGAAAGTCGGAACACCCCTTGAGGTAGAAATTCGCGGTCAAAATTGCCAAGCAATTGTCGTTAAAAAGCCTTTTTATCGTTCTCCTAACCGTTTTTAA
- a CDS encoding class I SAM-dependent methyltransferase — protein MEFILEAIQQSPEHKITFAHYMNLALYHPQKGYYSSGNAKIGTQGDFFTASSLGADFGELLAEQFLEMWSILGYPNRFSLVEVGAGAGFFAADILDYLSNQHPHFYEAIEYLIIEEAKGLIEQQKAQLKNRDKVSWKSWDEIENCSIIGCIFSNELIDAFPVHLVTLEQGKLQEIYVTISEGKITEAIADLSTSQLRDYFELVEVNLTAKDYPENYRTEVNLAALDCLKTVANKLKKGYLLTIDYGYTAQKYYHPQRYQGTLKCYYKHRHHDNPYVNIGEQDITTHVNFTALENHGELLGLDKLGFTQQGLFLMGLGLGDRLSDLSNGNYSFFEVIQRRDSLHQLIDPMGLGGFGVLLQSQGLTPEQKKRSLKGFLH, from the coding sequence ATGGAATTTATTTTAGAAGCTATTCAACAATCTCCTGAGCATAAAATTACTTTTGCTCATTACATGAATTTAGCTCTTTATCATCCCCAAAAAGGTTATTATTCATCGGGAAACGCTAAAATTGGGACTCAAGGAGATTTTTTTACCGCTTCATCTCTTGGTGCAGATTTTGGAGAATTATTGGCTGAACAATTCTTAGAAATGTGGTCAATTCTTGGCTATCCTAATCGTTTTAGTTTAGTGGAAGTAGGAGCGGGAGCGGGATTTTTTGCTGCTGATATCTTAGATTATTTATCAAATCAACACCCTCATTTTTATGAAGCGATAGAGTATCTGATTATTGAAGAAGCAAAGGGGTTAATTGAACAACAAAAAGCTCAGTTAAAAAATAGGGATAAAGTGTCTTGGAAATCTTGGGACGAGATTGAGAATTGTTCGATTATTGGTTGTATTTTTAGTAATGAATTAATTGATGCTTTTCCTGTTCATTTAGTTACCCTCGAACAAGGAAAGCTACAAGAAATCTATGTAACGATATCCGAGGGAAAAATTACCGAAGCGATCGCAGATTTATCAACCTCTCAATTAAGGGATTATTTTGAATTAGTCGAAGTTAATTTAACCGCAAAAGATTATCCTGAAAACTATCGCACTGAAGTTAATCTAGCTGCGTTAGATTGTTTAAAAACAGTTGCTAATAAGTTAAAAAAAGGCTATCTTTTAACCATTGATTATGGATATACCGCGCAAAAATATTATCATCCGCAACGATATCAAGGAACCTTAAAATGTTATTATAAACATCGTCATCATGACAATCCCTATGTTAATATTGGGGAACAAGATATCACGACTCATGTTAATTTTACCGCCTTGGAAAACCACGGAGAATTATTAGGATTAGATAAGTTAGGATTTACCCAACAGGGACTGTTTTTAATGGGATTAGGATTAGGCGATCGCTTATCAGATTTATCCAACGGTAACTACAGTTTTTTTGAAGTCATACAGCGTAGAGATAGTCTGCATCAACTCATTGATCCGATGGGGTTAGGAGGGTTTGGAGTATTGCTTCAAAGTCAAGGATTAACACCAGAACAAAAAAAGCGATCGCTCAAAGGATTTTTACATTAA
- the trmB gene encoding tRNA (guanosine(46)-N7)-methyltransferase TrmB, protein MARVRVRQHVNPLSHKYRQSIILPDWEKVYSKVTQPLHLDIGCARGKFLLNMAPLHPDINFLGIEIREPLVIEANQNRDSLGLNNLHFVFCNINLFLVTLLDSLPPGVLQGVTIQFPDPWFKNRHLKRRVVQPELVNILAQYLAEGGKIFLQSDVEEVAKEMGDRFLSHPSFKKQHLDLWLAENPFPIATEREIATLNKGQPVYRLLLKKT, encoded by the coding sequence TTGGCACGAGTTCGTGTTCGTCAGCACGTTAATCCATTAAGTCATAAATATCGCCAATCTATTATATTACCAGATTGGGAAAAAGTCTATAGTAAGGTTACTCAACCGCTTCATTTAGATATTGGTTGTGCTCGGGGAAAATTCTTGTTAAATATGGCTCCCCTTCATCCGGACATCAATTTTTTAGGGATTGAAATTCGAGAACCTTTGGTGATAGAAGCCAATCAAAACCGCGATTCTTTGGGACTCAATAACCTTCATTTTGTGTTTTGCAATATCAATCTATTTTTAGTAACATTACTTGACTCTTTACCTCCAGGTGTTTTGCAAGGGGTAACGATTCAATTTCCCGATCCTTGGTTCAAAAATCGTCATCTAAAACGACGGGTTGTTCAACCAGAATTAGTCAATATTTTGGCTCAATATTTAGCAGAAGGAGGAAAGATCTTTTTACAATCCGATGTTGAGGAAGTCGCAAAAGAAATGGGCGATCGCTTTTTATCTCATCCTAGCTTTAAAAAACAACATTTAGACCTTTGGTTAGCCGAAAATCCCTTTCCTATTGCTACCGAACGAGAAATCGCTACCCTCAATAAAGGTCAACCCGTTTATCGCTTATTACTCAAAAAAACTTAG
- a CDS encoding metallophosphoesterase family protein produces MNFRFAIISDPHVAVPQTIDLHSTRFSVVEISLLALEQVFSHLEQLDIDFLLLPGDLTQDGELDNHRWLQQRLAALPFPVYVVPGNHDIPSLQPNQQTLGFHQFPDYYYHQSYRNLNQLYYTCEVLPGVQLIGLNSTQFNQQGKQIGCLDENQLAWLEQLLPQLKDQFIFVMVHHNVIEHLPGQANHELGKRYMLDNANLLLNLLKESGCQLIFTGHLHVQDIAYSNNIYEITTGSLVSYPHPYRIIEVEHKQHKNIRLNVTSHRVNEVPGWDNLAKISRERLGDRSFGFMMKLLTSSPLNVPVTEAEKLAPHLRYFWADIAHGDSLFDFPHFPASIRHYFQQFGAIKPDGTPHLIDNHTTLYLSD; encoded by the coding sequence ATGAACTTTCGCTTTGCTATTATTAGTGACCCCCATGTAGCGGTTCCTCAGACAATTGACCTTCATTCTACTCGTTTTTCTGTAGTAGAAATCAGTCTTTTAGCTTTAGAGCAAGTTTTTAGCCATTTAGAACAGCTTGATATTGATTTTCTGCTACTACCAGGGGACTTAACCCAAGATGGAGAACTGGATAACCATCGCTGGTTACAGCAGCGTTTAGCAGCCTTACCTTTTCCGGTTTATGTGGTTCCGGGGAACCATGATATTCCTAGTTTACAGCCTAATCAACAGACGCTCGGTTTTCATCAGTTTCCGGATTATTATTATCACCAAAGTTATCGGAATCTTAATCAATTGTACTACACTTGTGAAGTTTTGCCCGGGGTACAACTGATTGGGCTCAATTCAACGCAATTTAATCAACAGGGAAAACAAATAGGATGCTTAGATGAAAACCAATTAGCCTGGTTAGAACAATTATTACCTCAACTCAAAGATCAATTTATTTTCGTAATGGTTCACCATAATGTGATTGAACATTTACCTGGACAAGCGAACCATGAATTAGGCAAACGGTATATGTTAGATAACGCTAATCTCTTATTAAACTTGTTAAAAGAGAGTGGTTGTCAGCTAATTTTCACCGGCCATTTGCACGTTCAAGATATTGCCTATTCTAACAATATTTATGAAATTACAACAGGATCTTTAGTCAGTTATCCCCATCCCTATCGTATTATTGAAGTTGAACACAAACAACACAAAAATATTCGTCTTAATGTTACCTCCCATCGCGTTAATGAAGTCCCTGGATGGGATAATTTAGCCAAAATTTCCCGTGAAAGATTAGGCGATCGCTCCTTTGGGTTTATGATGAAGTTATTGACCTCATCTCCCTTAAATGTTCCTGTCACAGAAGCCGAAAAATTAGCCCCCCATTTACGGTATTTTTGGGCAGATATTGCCCATGGGGATAGTTTATTTGATTTCCCCCATTTTCCCGCTTCAATTCGCCATTATTTTCAACAATTTGGCGCAATTAAACCCGATGGAACACCCCACCTGATTGATAATCATACGACACTTTACTTATCGGATTAA
- a CDS encoding DUF1499 domain-containing protein: MSTTNQEATPTNRRLLRVMIILGVFIVFIAVRVIFPDSPTIFAGTQPSNLGVSQDKLALCPLTPNCVSSQSQDTEHYIDPIVYQGSPKTAIASLQEIINQQEQTKIITVNDQYLYAQFSSRWLGFVDDVEFYLNDNKKVIEVRSASRLGESDFGVNRQRIETIRQQFNSI; encoded by the coding sequence ATGTCTACCACCAATCAGGAAGCAACGCCCACCAATCGACGCTTATTGCGGGTTATGATTATTCTGGGAGTCTTTATTGTCTTTATCGCTGTTCGAGTGATTTTTCCCGATAGTCCGACGATTTTTGCTGGAACACAACCGAGTAATTTAGGGGTTAGTCAGGACAAGTTAGCGTTGTGTCCCCTGACTCCTAATTGCGTGAGTTCTCAAAGTCAAGATACGGAACACTATATTGATCCTATTGTTTATCAAGGAAGTCCAAAAACTGCGATCGCTTCTCTTCAAGAGATTATTAACCAACAAGAACAGACTAAAATTATTACAGTTAATGATCAGTATCTTTACGCTCAATTTAGTAGCCGCTGGTTAGGATTTGTCGATGATGTAGAATTTTATCTTAATGATAACAAAAAGGTGATTGAAGTTCGTTCTGCTTCTCGTTTAGGAGAGTCGGATTTTGGGGTTAATCGTCAGCGTATTGAAACTATTAGACAACAGTTTAACTCAATCTAG
- the psbU gene encoding photosystem II complex extrinsic protein PsbU, translating to MKTLVRIVAVLLLVISCFGFTGQVLAAENLNPVDAKLTTEYGQKIDLNNAHIRKFRDLKGFYPNLASKIILNSPYENVEDVLEIPGLSESQKQRLEANLDKFVVTPPSAELIEGDDRLNPGVY from the coding sequence ATGAAAACGTTAGTTCGTATTGTAGCGGTACTGTTACTGGTTATCAGTTGTTTTGGGTTTACCGGACAAGTGTTAGCTGCGGAAAATCTCAACCCTGTCGATGCTAAGTTGACCACAGAATATGGTCAAAAAATAGATTTAAACAACGCTCATATTCGTAAATTTCGTGATTTAAAAGGCTTTTACCCCAATTTAGCCAGTAAAATTATCCTTAATTCTCCCTATGAGAATGTAGAGGATGTTTTAGAGATCCCTGGACTAAGTGAAAGTCAAAAACAGCGTCTAGAGGCTAATTTAGACAAATTTGTGGTGACTCCTCCCTCTGCTGAACTCATTGAAGGGGATGATCGCTTAAACCCTGGTGTTTACTAA